In Anticarsia gemmatalis isolate Benzon Research Colony breed Stoneville strain chromosome 4, ilAntGemm2 primary, whole genome shotgun sequence, one DNA window encodes the following:
- the LOC142972670 gene encoding uncharacterized protein LOC142972670 — protein sequence MEWSKDKTLKLIELLQVNASLWNSSSCDTRREKQKRREELRLIADILGISVPDATKKIQHLRTQYNREWAREVRAYVEDPNDRYVSNWYAFEYLHFLKDSNKPYRILQSEDTSDLSGLPSHSDNASDCKLTNLSPPHKISRISEPPIHTVKPEIIYPALPRNRDEFSVFGEYIANELRSLKGEKNLLVAKKKIQDVIFEVKMGMMSEPRLDQPLCTVFANTTQPHNTTMHNSKLYTTPVMTTTAHIEPLPSHTPPTTGISEIIISNNNACHYPNFKVDTQ from the exons ATGGAGTGGTCGAAAGATAAAACATTGAAGTTGATCGAGTTGTTGCAAGTGAATGCTAGTTTGTGGAACTCATCGTCGTGTGATACTCGTAGGGAGAAACAAAAGCGTCGTGAAGAGTTACGTTTAATAGCTGATATCTTAGGTATTTCTGTGCCAGACGCTACTAAAAAAATCCAACATCTTCGCACGCAATACAATAGAGAATGGGCGCGAGAAGTGCGGGCCTATGTGGAAGACCCCAATGATAGATACGTCAGTAATTGGTACGCGTTTGAGTATCTCCACTTTTTGAAAGACTCCAACAAGCCTTACAGAATATTACAATCG GAGGATACTTCAGACTTGAGCGGTTTACCATCACACTCTGACAATGCAAGTGACTGTAAACTCACAAACTTGTCTCCACCTCACAAGATTTCTAGAATATCAGAGCCACCTATACATACAGTTAAACCTGAAATCATCTACCCAGCATTACCTAGAAATAGAGATGAATTCTCTGTATTTGGAGAATACATAGCTAATGAACTAAGATCATTGAAAGGGGAGAAGAATCTCCTGGTAgccaagaaaaaaatacaagatgTGATATTTGAAGTAAAGATGGGAATGATGAGTGAGCCCAGACTAGACCAGCCCTTATGTACAGTGTTTGCGAACACCACTCAACCTCATAACACAACTATGCATAATAGCAAGCTGTATACAACTCCTGTGATGACTACAACTGCTCATATAGAACCTCTGCCTTCCCACACTCCTCCGACAACAGGCATCAGTGAAATTATAATCAGTAACAACAATGCATGCCATTACCCGAACTTTAAAGTTGACACACAATAG
- the Pc gene encoding chromodomain protein polycomb, whose translation MHKMELGDSVYAAERIMKKRIRKNKVEYYVKWKGWKPKHNTWEPEENILDHRLIDSFERGEEARRQGRKREREHSPVERARSGSEERHPPPGKRKAEVLSRESGKIGVTITMSPPAKRHDRADRPDRAERPDRAERTDRPDPAKVNGTRTPVIPQSQPPPSAAPPGGAAAPASPAAEAAAPRTGPRRAPTSPEEADAHTPPERERRTDTQPAATAPAEPKGAQPPPPAPQPEDEDSWGEAPLAVAPPPPPPAPAPRRNAAYWMARSPVADQIFITDVTVNLQTVTIRECRTEKGFFRSREPRPLDVT comes from the coding sequence AACAAGGTGGAGTACTACGTGAAATGGAAAGGCTGGAAGCCGAAGCACAACACGTGGGAGCCGGAGGAGAACATCCTCGACCATCGGCTCATCGACAGCTTCGAGCGCGGCGAGGAAGCGAGGAGGCAGGGGCGCAAGCGCGAGCGCGAGCACTCTCCCGTGGAGCGCGCGCGCAGCGGCTCCGAGGAGCGCCACCCACCGCCCGGCAAGCGCAAGGCCGAGGTGTTGTCGCGCGAGTCCGGCAAGATTGGAGTTACTATCACCATGAGCCCGCCCGCCAAGCGTCACGACCGTGCCGACCGTCCTGACCGCGCCGAGCGCCCTGATCGCGCTGAGCGCACTGACCGCCCCGATCCTGCCAAAGTAAACGGCACACGCACCCCGGTGATACCGCAGTCTCAGCCTCCTCCATCGGCCGCGCCGCCTGGAGGTGCAGCTGCACCCGCTTCACCTGCCGCTGAAGCAGCCGCACCTCGCACTGGTCCGCGACGAGCGCCTACTTCCCCTGAGGAGGCTGATGCTCATACCCCACCTGAACGGGAGAGACGAACAGACACCCAACCCGCCGCAACAGCGCCGGCGGAACCGAAGGGCGCCCAACCCCCGCCTCCAGCACCCCAGCCCGAGGACGAAGACTCGTGGGGTGAAGCTCCTCTTGCGGTAGCACCTCCTCCACCGCCACCAGCGCCTGCTCCGCGACGTAATGCCGCCTACTGGATGGCGCGCTCCCCTGTCGCTGACCAGATCTTTATTACGGACGTGACCGTCAACTTACAAACAGTCACGATACGCGAGTGCCGCACCGAGAAAGGTTTTTTCAGATCTCGCGAGCCCCGGCCGCTAGACGTCACGTAA